The following are from one region of the Halogeometricum sp. S3BR5-2 genome:
- a CDS encoding mechanosensitive ion channel family protein, with the protein MLGPFAGAFEGLSAVEATAALLLVSVAAALALEFVVLRTARRYVVHTDSAYDDIVLSELRAPLVVTAALAGVLLLTQVPAVRASTVFPPATLDTFFGKPSVSVIVLVWAYAANRAVNRLVERVNEEGGRFDFAPVLSNVWTLVVVLGGAATLLYVWDIEITPLLGAAGVAGIAVGFAAKDTVANFFGGIALYFDDTYKLGDFIVLDDGTSGSVVKVGIRSTTLLTRDELMVTVPNSVLNAAKITNESAPQRRRRIRVPLSVAYGTDLDEFEALAVDAADAESLVLDSPKPRMRFRRFGDSALEYELLCWVSAPTRRRRAQHELNRALYAALDDAEIEIPFPKRDVTLTTAAAPAAQGTTRGAPGSSDTDADSGADERVATDGAGGAGGADEGVERGDADADASPKR; encoded by the coding sequence ATGCTCGGCCCATTCGCGGGCGCGTTCGAGGGTCTCTCCGCGGTGGAGGCGACGGCCGCCCTCCTCCTCGTCTCCGTCGCCGCCGCCCTCGCCCTGGAGTTCGTCGTCCTCCGGACGGCCCGCCGCTACGTCGTCCACACCGACAGCGCCTACGACGACATCGTTCTCTCCGAATTGCGAGCGCCGCTGGTCGTCACCGCGGCCCTGGCGGGCGTGCTCCTCCTCACGCAGGTGCCGGCCGTGCGGGCGTCGACGGTGTTCCCGCCGGCGACGCTCGACACCTTCTTCGGCAAACCCTCGGTGTCGGTCATCGTCCTCGTCTGGGCGTACGCGGCCAACCGCGCGGTGAACCGACTCGTCGAACGCGTGAACGAGGAGGGCGGCCGGTTCGACTTCGCGCCCGTCCTCTCGAACGTCTGGACGCTCGTGGTCGTTCTCGGCGGCGCGGCCACCCTGCTGTACGTCTGGGACATCGAGATAACGCCGCTGCTCGGCGCGGCGGGCGTCGCCGGCATCGCCGTGGGCTTCGCCGCGAAGGACACCGTCGCCAACTTCTTCGGGGGAATCGCGCTGTACTTCGACGACACGTACAAACTCGGCGACTTCATCGTCCTCGACGACGGCACGTCTGGGTCCGTTGTGAAGGTGGGCATCCGCTCGACGACGCTTCTCACCCGCGACGAACTGATGGTGACGGTGCCGAACTCCGTGCTCAACGCGGCGAAGATAACGAACGAGTCCGCGCCGCAGCGACGCCGACGCATCCGCGTCCCCCTCTCCGTGGCCTACGGCACCGACCTGGACGAGTTCGAGGCGTTGGCCGTCGACGCGGCCGACGCGGAGTCGCTCGTCCTCGACTCGCCGAAACCCCGGATGCGCTTCCGCCGGTTCGGCGACTCCGCCCTGGAGTACGAACTGCTCTGCTGGGTGAGCGCCCCCACGCGCCGCCGCCGCGCCCAGCACGAACTGAACCGCGCGCTGTACGCGGCGCTTGACGACGCCGAGATAGAGATTCCCTTCCCGAAGCGGGACGTAACGCTGACGACGGCCGCCGCGCCCGCGGCGCAGGGGACGACCCGAGGGGCACCCGGTTCGAGCGACACCGACGCCGACTCCGGGGCGGACGAACGGGTGGCGACGGACGGCGCAGGCGGGGCGGGTGGGGCGGACGAGGGCGTCGAGAGGGGCGACGCGGATGCGGACGCCAGCCCGAAACGGTAA
- a CDS encoding metal-dependent hydrolase: MYWKGHCGVSLLVFAPVGFALVRLGRPDLAFVVGATMLWLTMLPDVDHRIPGLPHRGPTHSLLFAALVGGAFAGAVRALTSAGVGVGDAGLAALADGSLAVFAFCLGSLTVFAHLLGDALTPMGVNFLWPLSGRRYTASAWRADNRVANYALFGLGVFAAAGALYAAVAV, from the coding sequence ATGTACTGGAAGGGACACTGCGGCGTCTCGCTCCTCGTCTTCGCGCCCGTCGGGTTCGCTCTCGTCCGCCTCGGCCGCCCGGACCTCGCGTTCGTCGTCGGGGCGACGATGCTGTGGCTGACGATGCTGCCGGACGTCGACCACCGGATTCCGGGCCTGCCGCACCGCGGCCCGACGCACTCGCTTCTCTTCGCGGCGCTCGTCGGCGGCGCCTTCGCCGGCGCCGTCCGCGCGCTGACGTCCGCGGGCGTCGGCGTGGGCGACGCCGGACTCGCCGCCCTCGCGGACGGGAGCCTCGCCGTCTTCGCGTTCTGCCTCGGCTCTCTCACCGTCTTCGCGCACCTGCTCGGCGACGCCCTCACGCCGATGGGCGTGAACTTCCTGTGGCCGCTCTCCGGTCGCCGCTACACCGCCTCGGCGTGGCGGGCGGACAACCGCGTCGCCAACTACGCGCTGTTCGGACTGGGCGTGTTCGCCGCCGCAGGGGCGCTGTACGCGGCCGTCGCGGTCTGA